In one Achromobacter spanius genomic region, the following are encoded:
- a CDS encoding Lrp/AsnC family transcriptional regulator yields the protein MNIVTSSKGKPLMPVLDDTDLACLIALQADPRASWRELGAATGIAERTVARRIRRLMDADALRVIAEPDPLAMGQGVVLHAWVRCRSGRVPEVAEQLARLDISQLVVTVAGTADLMAELTLADAADLPDVVTRVLPSIDGVEHVEARLVLRPFRRAGQWRIQAQPAATTAEAPPAQPPVALSEPEQRMMVHLMRDGRASLAELAEHAGVSEPTAQRLLQHMVERRALSFRVEVEPALVGFPVEAVISVQVRPQAVDALAAHLALDPHTRCLFGTSGASQLFWHVLCRDSLHLWEVVTRRLGELDGVLNSEVGVVMRAHKRCGIVRAGARLEADAA from the coding sequence ATGAATATAGTCACGTCAAGTAAGGGTAAGCCCTTAATGCCAGTGCTGGATGACACCGACCTGGCCTGCCTGATCGCGTTGCAGGCAGACCCCCGTGCGTCCTGGCGCGAGCTGGGTGCCGCCACCGGCATTGCCGAACGGACCGTGGCGCGCCGCATCCGCCGCCTGATGGACGCCGATGCGCTGCGCGTCATTGCCGAGCCCGATCCGCTGGCCATGGGCCAGGGCGTGGTGCTGCATGCCTGGGTGCGCTGTCGATCGGGCCGGGTGCCGGAAGTGGCGGAGCAACTGGCGCGGCTGGACATCAGCCAACTGGTGGTGACGGTTGCCGGCACCGCCGACCTCATGGCCGAACTGACCTTGGCCGACGCGGCGGATCTGCCGGACGTGGTGACGCGGGTGTTGCCGTCCATTGACGGTGTCGAACATGTGGAAGCACGCTTGGTGCTGCGCCCGTTCAGGCGCGCGGGCCAGTGGCGCATCCAGGCGCAGCCCGCCGCGACTACCGCCGAGGCCCCGCCCGCGCAGCCGCCCGTTGCGCTGAGCGAGCCCGAGCAGCGCATGATGGTGCATCTGATGCGTGACGGGCGCGCCAGCCTGGCTGAACTGGCCGAACACGCCGGTGTCAGCGAGCCCACCGCGCAGCGCTTGCTGCAACATATGGTTGAGCGTCGCGCGCTGAGCTTTCGGGTGGAAGTTGAACCCGCATTGGTGGGTTTTCCGGTGGAAGCGGTGATCTCCGTACAGGTGCGCCCGCAGGCGGTTGACGCGCTGGCCGCGCATCTGGCGCTGGATCCGCATACCCGCTGCCTGTTCGGCACCAGCGGCGCATCGCAACTGTTCTGGCACGTGCTGTGCCGCGACAGCCTGCATCTATGGGAAGTGGTGACGCGCAGGCTGGGTGAGCTGGACGGTGTGCTCAACAGCGAAGTCGGCGTGGTGATGCGCGCGCACAAGCGTTGCGGCATCGTGCGCGCGGGGGCGCGCCTGGAAGCGGACGCGGCCTAG
- a CDS encoding MFS transporter produces MSSPSATLRSKQGASAAPANAAPVSRARTILAGSVGNAVEWFDWTIYASFAIFFSSQFFPEGNETTALLATFGIFAVGFFMRPVGGWVLGIFSDRYGRKAALGLTILMMAGGSLIIAVTPTYATIGLAAPLLLTAARLLQGLSLGGEYASATTFLAEMAPPEKRGFYSSFVFFSAAVGILAASAVGWILTSTLTKADMAAWGWRIPFLLGAFGGLAGMWIRRSIPETEAFSHAKQAGIEKQPLRTLLRDHPREVLRIVGFSVLTTFAFYIFVAYVPTYAIRQVGADPKTAFAANTVALIVFMLVQPLFGMLSDRIGRKPQLIFFAAGYLVFFYPLMTTLGPSFGSILAVELFGLVLYAMYTAIAPAIMSEQFPTSVRAVGIGTPYNLVVALLGGTTPYLLTWLQSKGMERWFFYYVLAGAVITLLTFIRMPETRGQTLK; encoded by the coding sequence ATGAGCAGCCCATCCGCGACCTTGCGCAGCAAGCAAGGGGCAAGCGCCGCGCCCGCCAACGCGGCGCCCGTATCCCGCGCCCGCACCATCCTGGCCGGTAGTGTAGGCAATGCGGTCGAGTGGTTCGATTGGACCATCTACGCCTCGTTCGCCATCTTCTTTTCCAGCCAGTTCTTTCCGGAAGGCAATGAAACGACGGCGCTGCTCGCCACCTTCGGCATCTTCGCCGTGGGCTTCTTCATGCGCCCCGTGGGCGGCTGGGTGCTGGGCATCTTTTCCGACCGCTACGGCCGCAAAGCCGCGCTGGGCCTGACGATTCTGATGATGGCGGGCGGTTCCCTCATCATCGCCGTCACCCCCACTTACGCCACCATCGGCCTGGCCGCCCCCTTGCTGCTGACCGCCGCGCGCCTCTTGCAAGGTTTGTCGCTAGGCGGAGAGTATGCCTCGGCCACGACCTTTCTGGCTGAAATGGCGCCGCCGGAAAAGCGCGGCTTCTATTCCAGCTTTGTGTTCTTCAGCGCCGCGGTGGGCATCCTGGCCGCGTCGGCCGTGGGTTGGATCCTGACGTCCACCCTGACCAAGGCCGACATGGCCGCGTGGGGCTGGCGCATTCCGTTCTTGCTGGGCGCGTTCGGCGGCTTGGCGGGCATGTGGATCCGCCGTTCGATTCCCGAAACCGAAGCGTTTTCGCACGCCAAGCAAGCCGGCATCGAAAAGCAGCCGTTGCGCACGCTGCTGCGCGACCACCCGCGCGAAGTGCTGCGCATCGTGGGTTTTTCGGTGCTGACGACGTTTGCGTTCTACATCTTCGTGGCCTACGTGCCCACCTACGCCATCCGCCAGGTGGGCGCCGACCCCAAGACCGCGTTCGCGGCCAACACCGTGGCCTTGATTGTGTTCATGCTGGTGCAGCCGCTGTTCGGCATGCTGTCCGACCGCATCGGCCGCAAGCCGCAATTGATCTTCTTCGCGGCCGGCTACCTGGTGTTCTTCTATCCGCTGATGACCACGCTGGGCCCGTCATTTGGATCGATCCTGGCCGTGGAACTGTTCGGCCTGGTGCTGTACGCCATGTACACGGCCATTGCGCCGGCCATCATGTCGGAACAATTTCCCACCAGCGTGCGCGCCGTCGGTATCGGCACGCCGTATAACCTGGTGGTTGCGCTGCTGGGCGGCACCACGCCCTACCTGCTGACCTGGCTGCAAAGCAAGGGCATGGAACGCTGGTTCTTCTATTACGTGCTGGCCGGCGCCGTGATCACGTTGCTCACCTTCATCCGCATGCCCGAAACGCGCGGGCAGACGCTGAAGTAG
- a CDS encoding amidase — protein sequence MPAQDPTDLHFRDARELARAIRDRELSSRQVTAHFLDRIERAAPLAAFSEVTADRALAQADAADRLLDAGMLLGPLHGVPVAVKDSIQWQGTPTTGGSQARRGVISDETSAAVRALAAGGMVILGKTRMTEFAFGLSGQNPTQGTARNPWDAKIARAPGGSSSGAGVAVAAGLTPIALGGDTGGSVRAPAALNGVVGYKPSSGLISRAGCLPLSDTLDVLGPIARSVADARLLAQVLAGPDVDDAATLALPASCVTALRHPMARRVAAASSSTSVATAADAVAANDAISIAVLPPQAWPAPLSDAALQVWHQTQERLAQTGLTPTVWHPPASLSFARLADDNSLVLAYEAYRYFGTLAEDPAAPLWEVVRARIAAGGRIAQADYEAALNRRQADMTAFASAMQGLDALLMPACDQAAQPLDAEDVRHVGLGKLLRPANFLGAAAIALPAGFDAEGMPIGVQLLAPAGHDAPLLDCAAALERVLAPTIQTPDMSPWAL from the coding sequence ATGCCAGCACAAGACCCCACCGACCTGCATTTTCGAGACGCCCGCGAACTGGCTCGCGCCATCCGTGACCGTGAACTGAGCTCGCGCCAGGTCACCGCCCACTTCCTGGACCGCATTGAACGCGCCGCGCCGCTAGCCGCCTTCAGCGAGGTCACCGCCGACCGCGCGCTGGCTCAGGCCGACGCGGCCGACCGGCTGCTAGATGCGGGCATGCTGCTGGGGCCCTTGCATGGCGTGCCGGTAGCCGTGAAGGACAGCATCCAGTGGCAGGGCACGCCCACCACCGGCGGCTCGCAGGCGCGGCGTGGCGTGATCAGCGACGAAACCTCGGCGGCGGTGCGCGCGCTGGCGGCGGGGGGCATGGTGATCTTGGGCAAGACGCGCATGACGGAATTCGCGTTTGGGCTGTCGGGCCAGAACCCCACCCAAGGCACGGCGCGCAATCCGTGGGACGCCAAGATCGCACGTGCACCCGGCGGATCGTCAAGCGGCGCGGGCGTGGCGGTGGCGGCCGGCCTGACGCCCATCGCGCTGGGTGGCGACACGGGCGGTTCCGTGCGCGCGCCCGCGGCGCTCAACGGCGTGGTGGGTTACAAGCCCTCATCCGGCCTGATCAGCCGCGCGGGCTGCCTGCCGCTGTCGGACACGCTGGATGTGCTGGGCCCCATAGCTCGCAGCGTGGCGGACGCCCGGCTGCTGGCGCAAGTGCTGGCCGGCCCCGACGTGGACGACGCCGCCACCTTGGCGCTGCCCGCGTCCTGCGTCACCGCGCTGCGCCATCCCATGGCGCGCCGAGTCGCCGCGGCATCTTCCTCCACCTCCGTTGCCACTGCCGCCGACGCCGTCGCCGCCAACGATGCCATCTCTATCGCCGTCTTGCCGCCGCAGGCGTGGCCCGCGCCCCTGTCCGACGCCGCCCTGCAGGTCTGGCATCAGACGCAAGAGCGCCTTGCACAAACCGGTCTGACGCCCACCGTCTGGCATCCGCCCGCGTCTTTGTCGTTTGCGCGCCTGGCGGACGACAACTCGCTGGTGCTGGCCTACGAAGCCTATCGCTATTTCGGCACACTGGCCGAAGACCCTGCCGCGCCCTTGTGGGAAGTGGTGCGCGCGCGCATCGCGGCGGGCGGCCGGATCGCGCAGGCGGATTACGAAGCCGCGCTGAACCGGAGGCAGGCCGACATGACGGCATTCGCCAGCGCCATGCAAGGGCTGGACGCCCTGCTGATGCCCGCCTGCGACCAGGCCGCGCAGCCGCTGGACGCCGAAGACGTGCGCCATGTGGGCCTGGGCAAGCTGCTGCGCCCCGCCAATTTCCTGGGCGCCGCCGCCATCGCGCTACCCGCGGGTTTCGACGCCGAAGGCATGCCCATCGGCGTGCAACTGCTGGCCCCCGCAGGCCACGACGCCCCGCTGCTGGACTGCGCCGCAGCGCTGGAACGCGTGCTGGCGCCAACAATACAGACGCCCGATATGTCACCGTGGGCCCTGTAG
- the metK gene encoding methionine adenosyltransferase, whose translation MANNDFLFTSESVSEGHPDKVADQISDSILDAIFTQDPNARVAAETLCNTGLVVLAGEITTTANVDYIQVARDTIRRIGYDNTEYGIDYKGCAVLVAYDKQSPDIAQGVDRSSEDYLNQGAGDQGLMFGYACDETPDLMPAPIWYAHRLVQRQSELRKDGRLPWLRPDAKSQVTFRYIDGRPAEVDTVVLSTQHAPEVTQETIREAVIEDIIKPSFPEGLITPQTKFLVNPTGRFVIGGPQGDCGLTGRKIIVDTYGGACPHGGGAFSGKDPSKVDRSAAYAARYVAKNIVAAGLARQCQVQVSYAIGVAEPINITVYTEGTGVIPDDQIAKLVREHFDLRPKGIVNMLDLLRPIYAKTAAYGHFGRSEPEFSWEATDKVQELKKAL comes from the coding sequence GTGGCCAATAACGATTTTCTCTTCACTTCCGAATCTGTCTCCGAAGGGCACCCTGATAAGGTTGCCGACCAGATCTCCGATTCGATCCTGGACGCCATCTTCACGCAAGATCCCAACGCGCGCGTTGCAGCCGAAACGCTGTGCAACACGGGCCTGGTCGTGCTGGCGGGTGAAATCACCACCACCGCCAACGTGGATTACATCCAGGTTGCGCGGGACACCATCCGCCGCATCGGCTACGACAACACCGAATACGGCATCGACTACAAGGGCTGCGCGGTGCTGGTTGCTTACGACAAGCAATCGCCGGACATCGCCCAAGGCGTCGACCGCAGCTCGGAAGACTATCTGAACCAGGGTGCGGGCGACCAAGGCCTGATGTTCGGCTACGCCTGCGACGAAACGCCCGACCTGATGCCCGCCCCGATCTGGTACGCGCACCGCCTGGTGCAGCGCCAGAGCGAACTGCGCAAGGATGGCCGCCTGCCGTGGCTGCGCCCGGACGCCAAGTCGCAAGTGACCTTCCGCTACATCGACGGCCGCCCGGCGGAAGTTGATACCGTGGTGCTGTCGACCCAGCACGCGCCGGAAGTCACGCAAGAGACCATCCGCGAAGCGGTGATCGAAGACATCATCAAGCCGAGCTTCCCCGAAGGCCTGATCACGCCGCAAACGAAGTTCCTGGTCAACCCGACCGGCCGCTTTGTCATCGGCGGCCCGCAAGGCGATTGCGGCCTGACCGGTCGCAAGATCATCGTCGACACCTACGGCGGCGCATGCCCCCACGGCGGCGGCGCGTTCTCGGGCAAGGATCCGTCCAAGGTTGACCGTTCGGCTGCTTACGCGGCCCGCTACGTGGCCAAGAACATCGTGGCCGCCGGCCTGGCGCGCCAGTGCCAGGTGCAGGTCAGCTACGCCATCGGCGTGGCCGAACCGATCAACATCACGGTCTACACCGAAGGCACGGGCGTCATTCCCGACGACCAGATCGCCAAGCTGGTGCGCGAGCACTTCGACCTGCGTCCGAAGGGCATCGTGAACATGCTGGACCTGCTGCGCCCGATCTACGCGAAAACCGCCGCCTACGGCCACTTTGGCCGTTCCGAGCCGGAATTCTCGTGGGAAGCCACGGACAAGGTTCAGGAACTGAAGAAGGCGCTGTAA